The following coding sequences are from one Streptomyces sp. NBC_01485 window:
- a CDS encoding TOBE domain-containing protein, translated as MPTYSIGQAARLLRVSPETVRRWADAGRLPVGRDGSGNRVVDGVGLARFAKERAAEDARSVVEGPPVSVPNAFTGVVTALTVDDVVAQVEIQAGPHRVVSLVTREAVEELELAVGVTVTARVKSTNVHVDRR; from the coding sequence GTGCCGACGTACAGCATTGGGCAGGCCGCGCGCCTGTTGAGGGTGAGTCCGGAGACCGTGCGCAGGTGGGCGGACGCGGGACGGCTGCCGGTGGGGCGGGACGGCTCGGGGAACCGGGTGGTCGACGGGGTGGGGCTGGCGCGATTCGCCAAGGAGCGGGCGGCCGAGGACGCGCGAAGCGTGGTGGAGGGGCCGCCGGTGTCGGTGCCGAACGCGTTCACCGGGGTGGTCACGGCCCTGACGGTCGACGACGTGGTGGCGCAGGTGGAGATCCAGGCCGGGCCGCATCGGGTGGTGTCCCTCGTGACACGGGAGGCGGTCGAGGAGCTCGAACTGGCCGTCGGCGTCACGGTCACCGCGCGCGTGAAGTCGACGAACGTGCACGTCGACCGCCGGTAA
- a CDS encoding LysR family transcriptional regulator, with product MLLRQLEYLVALARERHFARAAAACHVSQPSLSAAIRRLEHELDVPIVRRGRRYEGLTPEGELVLAWAHRILAEQDALQQELSALRGGLTGTLRLGVVPTALPAASLLTTPFCDRHPRARVSLESLSSADITHKLTEFELDAAMTYLDDDSLRQVRRFPLYEERYVLLTPVDGPLADVTRARWSQAATLALCLLNPRMRNRRIIDECFAADDATATPAIESDSVAGLYAHLPGGRWSSVISHAWLHMFGVPDGMRVVPLDGPAHGPRVGLVVARSEPQSVLAQALLKVAREARVRDALDALLRTHLEGAGHT from the coding sequence ATGCTGCTGCGCCAGCTGGAGTACCTCGTCGCGCTCGCCCGGGAACGCCACTTCGCCCGCGCCGCTGCCGCCTGCCACGTCTCCCAGCCCTCGCTGTCCGCCGCGATCCGCCGCCTCGAACACGAACTGGACGTACCGATCGTGCGGCGCGGCAGACGCTACGAAGGCCTCACGCCCGAGGGCGAGCTCGTCCTGGCCTGGGCGCACCGCATCCTCGCCGAACAAGACGCCCTGCAGCAGGAGTTGTCCGCCCTGCGCGGCGGCCTGACCGGCACCCTGCGCCTCGGCGTCGTCCCCACCGCACTGCCCGCCGCCTCCCTCCTCACCACCCCGTTCTGCGACCGGCACCCCAGAGCCAGGGTCTCCCTGGAGTCACTGTCCTCCGCCGACATCACCCACAAACTGACCGAGTTCGAGCTCGACGCGGCGATGACGTACCTGGACGACGACTCCCTGCGGCAGGTGCGCCGCTTCCCGCTGTACGAGGAGCGGTACGTGCTCCTCACCCCGGTCGACGGCCCGCTCGCCGACGTGACCCGGGCGCGCTGGTCGCAGGCCGCCACCCTTGCGCTGTGCCTGCTGAACCCGCGGATGCGCAACCGCCGCATCATCGACGAGTGCTTCGCCGCCGACGATGCCACCGCCACGCCCGCCATCGAGTCGGACAGCGTCGCCGGGCTCTACGCCCACCTGCCCGGTGGGCGCTGGTCCAGCGTCATCTCGCACGCCTGGCTGCACATGTTCGGCGTACCCGACGGCATGCGGGTGGTGCCCCTGGACGGCCCCGCGCACGGACCACGGGTCGGACTCGTCGTCGCCCGCAGCGAGCCGCAGTCCGTACTGGCGCAGGCGCTGCTCAAGGTGGCACGGGAGGCACGGGTACGGGACGCGCTGGACGCGTTGCTGCGGACGCACCTGGAGGGCGCCGGTCACACCTGA
- a CDS encoding PucR family transcriptional regulator, translated as MRVEHLLKDESLGLRLLWAEDTLLGRVISGVTVTDLEDPARFVRPGEAVLSGLVWWTPQDGRGKAERFVSALKHAGAAVLLAGEETHGSVPDDLVEACARHDVPVAGVPAHVMFRAITDTVYLRQWGDLSRRQALPEALRARLTRLVTQQAAPETILTTAFTHLDPAAPATAYLFTAAGRTVAATPGAAEIPARDAAALLRSETGATVAVEADAVSPYERRHLHVPDSAAAPPRMLHEIAAILGLSQEARARQRDIQRQAADELGALLTDPAAETAGVEAALRTCGLPAEGPYRVIAADTGTRRHEQAEGALAEVVAHAHAGVGPAAVGRLPDGTAFAVMPETAEALTGSLQQIWALVQASAPAMPLHGGTGAAASGPPDLSGALAQACYALASTRTTAPNASALTDATALTGLQALLTGIPADVRTAYSRTVLGPLLAPHNAGTTALLQTLETFLAHDGSWARTAEALHLHVNTVHYRIQRIEHFTGRSLSRLDDRLDLRAALLCHAAPTVPAVTGGRRARSSTSRAR; from the coding sequence ATGCGCGTCGAACACCTCCTGAAGGACGAGTCCCTCGGCCTGCGCCTGCTGTGGGCCGAGGACACGCTGCTGGGACGGGTGATCAGCGGGGTCACGGTCACCGACCTGGAGGACCCCGCCCGCTTCGTCCGGCCCGGCGAGGCGGTGCTCAGCGGCCTGGTCTGGTGGACCCCTCAGGACGGGCGGGGCAAGGCCGAGCGGTTCGTCTCCGCGCTGAAACACGCCGGCGCCGCCGTCCTGCTGGCCGGCGAGGAGACCCACGGCTCGGTCCCCGACGACCTCGTCGAGGCGTGCGCCCGCCACGACGTGCCGGTGGCAGGCGTACCGGCCCATGTCATGTTCCGCGCGATCACGGACACGGTGTATCTGCGGCAGTGGGGCGACCTCAGCCGCCGCCAGGCCCTCCCGGAGGCCCTGCGCGCCCGCCTGACCCGTCTCGTCACCCAGCAAGCCGCCCCGGAAACGATCCTCACGACCGCCTTCACCCACCTCGACCCGGCAGCCCCGGCCACCGCGTACCTGTTCACCGCCGCCGGGCGGACCGTCGCGGCCACACCGGGCGCCGCCGAGATCCCGGCCCGCGACGCGGCCGCCCTGCTGCGCAGCGAGACCGGAGCAACGGTGGCCGTCGAAGCCGACGCCGTCTCCCCGTACGAACGCCGACACCTGCACGTCCCGGACTCCGCGGCCGCACCGCCGCGCATGCTGCACGAGATCGCCGCGATCCTGGGCCTCTCCCAGGAGGCCCGGGCCCGGCAGCGCGACATCCAGCGCCAGGCGGCGGACGAACTCGGCGCCCTGCTCACCGATCCCGCGGCGGAGACCGCCGGGGTGGAGGCCGCACTGCGAACCTGCGGGCTCCCGGCCGAGGGCCCGTACCGGGTGATCGCCGCCGACACCGGCACGCGACGCCATGAGCAGGCGGAAGGGGCACTGGCCGAGGTCGTGGCCCATGCCCACGCCGGCGTAGGCCCTGCCGCAGTGGGACGTCTACCGGACGGCACCGCCTTCGCGGTGATGCCCGAGACGGCCGAAGCCCTCACCGGAAGCCTTCAGCAGATCTGGGCCCTGGTCCAGGCTTCCGCCCCCGCCATGCCCCTGCACGGCGGCACCGGGGCTGCCGCGTCAGGACCGCCGGACCTTTCCGGAGCACTGGCCCAGGCCTGCTACGCCCTCGCCTCCACCCGGACGACCGCGCCGAACGCCTCCGCCCTCACGGACGCCACGGCCCTCACCGGACTGCAAGCCCTGCTGACCGGTATACCGGCCGACGTCCGCACCGCCTACAGCCGCACCGTCCTGGGCCCCCTCCTCGCCCCCCACAACGCCGGCACCACCGCACTCCTGCAGACCCTGGAAACGTTCCTCGCCCACGACGGCTCCTGGGCCCGCACCGCGGAAGCCCTCCACCTGCACGTCAACACCGTCCACTACCGCATCCAGCGCATCGAACACTTCACGGGACGAAGCCTGTCCCGCCTCGACGACCGCCTCGACCTACGGGCCGCGCTCCTCTGCCACGCAGCCCCGACCGTCCCGGCCGTTACCGGCGGTCGACGTGCACGTTCGTCGACTTCACGCGCGCGGTGA
- a CDS encoding FAD binding domain-containing protein, giving the protein MDLNTVVEIRDARQPAPWRPGDAWLGGGTFLFSEPQPHLRRLVDLSRTGWTPVELLADGSVEIAATCTVAQLSRFAKGLDVRAAPLFEQCCRAFLASFKIWNMATVGGNLCNALPAGPMISFTAALDGECLLLAQDGVRRRVRVADFVTGAGRNDLAEGELLRSVTLPARALACRTAFRQASLYGLGRSGALVIGTLDPVDGSLAVTVTAATVRPVRLWFPLPPTAEALREAIGDAVADDEWFDDIHGLPEWRRHMTFRFAEEIRRELEEVAR; this is encoded by the coding sequence ATGGATTTGAACACGGTGGTGGAGATCCGGGACGCGCGGCAGCCCGCGCCCTGGCGGCCGGGCGACGCCTGGCTGGGGGGCGGCACGTTTCTCTTCTCCGAGCCCCAGCCGCACCTGAGGCGTCTGGTGGACCTGAGCCGCACCGGCTGGACGCCGGTGGAACTCCTCGCGGACGGCTCGGTGGAGATCGCCGCCACCTGCACCGTCGCTCAGCTGTCGCGCTTCGCGAAGGGACTGGACGTCCGGGCGGCGCCGTTGTTCGAGCAGTGCTGCCGGGCGTTCCTCGCTTCCTTCAAGATCTGGAACATGGCGACGGTCGGCGGGAACCTGTGCAACGCCCTCCCGGCCGGCCCGATGATCTCGTTCACGGCCGCGCTCGACGGGGAGTGTCTGCTGCTGGCCCAGGACGGCGTACGGCGCCGAGTGCGCGTCGCGGACTTCGTCACCGGTGCGGGCCGCAATGACCTCGCCGAGGGTGAACTGCTGCGGTCCGTCACCCTGCCTGCCCGCGCGCTCGCCTGCCGCACGGCGTTCCGGCAGGCGTCGCTGTACGGGCTGGGCCGCTCCGGGGCGCTGGTCATCGGCACGCTGGACCCCGTGGACGGCTCGCTGGCCGTCACGGTCACCGCCGCCACGGTCCGCCCGGTACGGCTGTGGTTCCCGCTGCCCCCGACGGCCGAGGCGCTGCGGGAGGCGATCGGGGACGCCGTCGCGGACGACGAGTGGTTCGACGACATCCACGGGCTGCCCGAGTGGCGGCGGCACATGACGTTCCGGTTCGCGGAGGAGATCCGCCGGGAGCTCGAAGAGGTGGCGCGATGA